The genomic DNA CCGGGCAGCAGGTACGGCGTCAGCGTCGGCGCGAAGGGCGTCTCGGCGGTCTCCATCCCCGGCGCCCCGTCGGGCCAGAGCGGCTGCGGCTCGTGATTCACGAACTCCTTCATGGCTTCTCCTCACTGCCTTTGTGTTCGCATTCCCCGCCAAAGGGACAGCCGGCGCACGAGTCAGCGTCACAGGCACGGCGGCCCGACAGGTTGCGGACGATCTGACGAACGGCATACGCGGCCGCGAGGGCCACGATGACGCCAACCAGGATATCTTGCCACATGTACTCCCCCACCTCCTGCCTGTAGTGGCGCGGTTCGTCACGCCCGGCGCAATCAACTGCGCCCCTACAGCAAAGTGCCGACCCGATAGACGATGAAGCTCACAACCCAGGCCAGCACACACGTATAGCCCACGGCGAAGGCCGTCCACTGCCACGAACAGGTCTCCCTGTAGATCGCGGCAATCGTGGAAGCGCACGGGATGTAGATCAGCACGAAGACCATCAGCGTGAGCGCCACCACCGGGTTGAACATCGGGTCGCGCCGCAGGGCGTCACGCAGCTCCGGGGACTCCTCGTCGC from bacterium includes the following:
- a CDS encoding FeoB-associated Cys-rich membrane protein translates to MWQDILVGVIVALAAAYAVRQIVRNLSGRRACDADSCAGCPFGGECEHKGSEEKP